A window from Hymenobacter volaticus encodes these proteins:
- a CDS encoding HAMP domain-containing protein, producing MASGKNTTSTHRAAPAAASDSVVEPGQLAEVASNGGNTRKRGTGRSTRNNEAVQNPDYVNDQLNRVLYALDAFKKGDVSVRLTKQTDDIFAEIAEAYNSMVEMIGGVGGEVSRISKVAGVEGNLKARASADNAAGFWRDMINNINGLVDSIAVPVLEVGKVLKNISKGNLDETFQIPVSGDFKVMAETINKTIDNLNLFAGEVTRVAQEVGTEGKLGGQASVPNVGGVWKDLTDNVNTMASNLTSQVRDIANVASAVAKGDLTQKMTVDVKGEILELKNILNQMVDSLNIFGDEVTRVALEVGTEGKLGGQASVPNVAGVWKDLTDNVNYMASNLTSQVRDIANVASAVAKGDLSQKMTVDVKGELLDLKQNLNQMVDSLNLFAGEVTRVALEVGTEGKLGGQASVPNVAGVWKELTDNVNFMASNLTLQVRDIANVATAVAKGDLTQKITVELKGELLDLKQNLNQMVDSLNLFAGEVTRVALEVGTEGKLGGQALVPNVAGVWKELTDNVNFMASNLTSQVRDIANVATAVARGDLSQKMTVDVKGEILELKNILNQMVDSLNIFGDEVTRVAREVGTEGKLGGQAAVPRVSGTWKDLTDNVNFMASNLTSQVRDIANVASAVAKGDLTQKMTVDVKGEIFDLKNILNQMVDSLNIFAGEVTRVAREVGTEGILGGQASVPNVMGTWKDLTDNVNTMASNLTSQVRDIANVATAVAKGDLSQKVTVNVKGELLQLKENLNQMVDSLNTFGDEVTRVAREVGTEGKLGGQADVPNVRGTWKDLTDNVNFMAASLTSQVRDIANVTTAVARGDLSQKVSVDVKGELLDLKDNINRMVDSLNIFAGEVTRVAQEVGTEGRLGGQAQVPNVSGVWKDLTDNVNTMAANLTTQVRGIGKVVTGVSQGDLTQKLTLEAKGEVAELADTINRMVDDLNRLAQEVSRVAKVAGVEGKLTERATVGGVSGSWKEIVDTLNDLLESIASPVLEVSRVVRAISEGDLTQQVEIQTAGDIQAMADALNLAVDNLNDLLSEINESSQVVGTSSEEMAAKGEEMSRVTVDVALAMQQMAEGAQNQALKTDQAFKLIEEIMQATKETAGKADVGIKAAILGEQTSQLGLKTVAEVVKNMEEISAAAAQTARTIEVLSNRSQDISKTLAVITDIASQTNLLALNAAIEAARAGEAGRGFAVVAEEIRKLAEGSRRSASEIGTLVDDVKKDTTSAATAISTMEGRVLKGKNATFEASSAFKNIATSSGETLRTSRDILTATEIQKTSIGDVVKYVEEVVAIAEQTATGTQQVAGTAKGLSSSMYELTVSSQRLTDIADDLQLGLSNFQLLEEIEPEPEPEPVRSRRTMRRSTVQPQPQPVSTTPARDRATTRRANAATDAAHAQAVANRPVVSTRRGDARPAAAAPAPNRKAANIEQTEAQRNGKATRRSSYTEAPKASNGAAPVAPKTPDEKPTKGRSKEKVK from the coding sequence ATGGCATCAGGTAAGAATACCACCTCTACTCACCGCGCCGCCCCAGCGGCCGCCTCCGACTCTGTTGTTGAGCCCGGCCAACTCGCCGAGGTTGCATCCAATGGGGGAAATACCCGCAAACGCGGGACCGGACGCAGCACCCGCAACAACGAGGCCGTTCAGAATCCCGACTACGTTAACGATCAACTCAATCGGGTGCTTTATGCGCTCGACGCTTTCAAAAAAGGCGACGTGTCAGTGCGCCTCACTAAACAAACCGACGACATCTTCGCCGAAATAGCCGAGGCTTATAACTCCATGGTGGAGATGATAGGTGGCGTAGGGGGAGAAGTGTCGCGTATCTCGAAAGTAGCCGGGGTGGAAGGCAACCTGAAGGCTCGCGCCTCCGCCGACAATGCCGCTGGCTTCTGGCGCGACATGATCAACAATATCAATGGCTTGGTGGACAGCATTGCCGTGCCGGTGTTGGAAGTGGGTAAGGTGCTTAAGAACATCAGTAAGGGCAACCTCGACGAGACTTTCCAGATTCCGGTGTCTGGCGACTTCAAGGTGATGGCCGAAACCATCAACAAGACCATCGACAACCTGAACCTGTTTGCTGGCGAGGTAACCCGCGTTGCGCAGGAAGTAGGTACAGAAGGGAAGCTTGGTGGTCAGGCGTCCGTGCCAAATGTAGGCGGGGTGTGGAAAGACCTAACCGACAATGTGAATACCATGGCTTCGAACCTAACGAGCCAGGTGCGCGACATTGCCAACGTAGCCAGTGCGGTAGCCAAAGGCGACCTGACGCAGAAGATGACGGTCGATGTGAAGGGCGAGATTCTGGAGCTAAAAAACATCCTCAACCAGATGGTGGACTCGCTCAACATCTTCGGCGACGAAGTAACCCGCGTGGCGTTGGAAGTAGGTACTGAGGGGAAGCTCGGTGGCCAAGCATCTGTGCCGAATGTGGCCGGTGTATGGAAAGACCTGACGGATAACGTGAACTACATGGCCTCGAACCTGACTTCTCAGGTACGAGATATTGCCAACGTGGCCAGCGCCGTAGCCAAAGGGGACCTCAGCCAGAAGATGACGGTAGATGTGAAAGGCGAGTTGCTCGACCTCAAGCAGAACCTGAATCAGATGGTGGACTCGCTGAACTTGTTTGCCGGCGAAGTAACCCGCGTGGCGTTGGAAGTAGGCACGGAAGGTAAACTCGGCGGTCAGGCCTCGGTGCCCAATGTGGCCGGCGTGTGGAAGGAACTGACCGATAACGTAAACTTCATGGCCTCGAACCTGACGTTGCAGGTTCGAGACATTGCCAATGTGGCTACAGCGGTAGCTAAAGGTGACCTGACGCAGAAAATCACCGTGGAATTGAAAGGGGAACTGCTCGATTTGAAGCAGAACCTCAACCAGATGGTGGATTCGCTGAACCTGTTTGCCGGCGAAGTAACCCGCGTGGCGTTGGAGGTTGGCACCGAGGGAAAACTTGGTGGCCAAGCACTGGTACCGAACGTAGCGGGCGTGTGGAAGGAGTTGACCGACAACGTAAACTTCATGGCTTCGAACCTGACCTCTCAGGTTCGAGATATTGCCAACGTAGCTACCGCCGTAGCCCGTGGCGACTTGAGCCAGAAGATGACGGTCGATGTGAAGGGCGAGATTCTGGAGCTAAAAAACATCCTCAACCAGATGGTGGACTCGCTCAACATCTTCGGCGACGAAGTAACCCGCGTGGCCCGCGAAGTAGGCACCGAAGGAAAGCTGGGCGGCCAAGCCGCCGTGCCTCGTGTTAGCGGTACCTGGAAAGACCTGACCGACAACGTAAACTTCATGGCTTCGAACTTGACGAGTCAGGTACGAGACATTGCCAACGTAGCCAGCGCGGTAGCCAAAGGCGACCTGACGCAGAAGATGACAGTGGATGTGAAAGGCGAAATCTTCGACCTGAAAAACATCCTCAACCAGATGGTGGACTCGCTCAACATCTTTGCGGGTGAGGTAACGCGTGTGGCGCGTGAGGTAGGTACCGAGGGTATCCTCGGCGGCCAGGCTTCGGTGCCCAATGTAATGGGCACCTGGAAAGACCTCACGGATAACGTGAACACCATGGCCTCGAACTTGACGAGCCAAGTACGAGACATTGCCAACGTAGCCACCGCAGTTGCCAAGGGCGACCTAAGCCAGAAAGTAACGGTAAACGTGAAAGGGGAACTCCTTCAGTTGAAGGAAAACCTCAACCAAATGGTGGACTCGCTGAATACGTTCGGCGACGAAGTAACCCGCGTGGCCCGCGAAGTGGGCACCGAAGGGAAGTTGGGCGGCCAGGCCGACGTACCAAACGTGCGCGGTACTTGGAAAGACCTCACCGATAACGTAAACTTCATGGCTGCCTCGCTCACTAGCCAAGTGCGCGACATTGCCAACGTAACTACTGCCGTAGCCCGCGGCGACCTAAGCCAAAAGGTATCGGTGGATGTAAAAGGCGAATTGCTCGACCTCAAGGACAACATCAACAGGATGGTGGACTCGCTTAACATCTTCGCTGGCGAGGTAACCCGCGTAGCGCAGGAAGTAGGTACCGAAGGCCGCCTTGGTGGTCAAGCGCAAGTACCGAATGTGAGCGGGGTGTGGAAAGACCTGACCGATAACGTAAATACCATGGCCGCCAACCTCACCACCCAGGTGCGGGGCATCGGCAAGGTGGTAACGGGCGTATCGCAAGGTGACCTGACCCAGAAGCTGACCCTGGAAGCCAAAGGGGAAGTAGCCGAACTAGCCGACACTATCAACCGCATGGTGGACGACCTGAACCGCTTGGCGCAGGAAGTAAGCCGCGTGGCGAAAGTAGCCGGGGTGGAAGGTAAACTGACCGAGCGTGCTACGGTGGGCGGCGTGAGCGGCTCGTGGAAAGAAATTGTGGATACGCTCAACGATCTGTTGGAATCAATTGCCTCGCCGGTTCTGGAAGTAAGCCGCGTGGTGCGGGCCATATCGGAAGGTGACCTCACGCAGCAAGTGGAAATCCAGACCGCTGGCGACATTCAAGCCATGGCCGACGCCCTCAACCTGGCCGTCGACAATCTCAACGACTTGTTGTCTGAAATCAATGAGTCGTCGCAGGTAGTGGGCACGTCGTCGGAGGAAATGGCGGCGAAAGGAGAAGAGATGAGCCGCGTAACGGTTGACGTGGCCTTGGCCATGCAACAAATGGCTGAAGGTGCTCAGAACCAAGCCTTGAAAACTGACCAGGCCTTCAAACTGATCGAAGAAATCATGCAGGCTACCAAGGAAACGGCTGGCAAAGCCGACGTTGGTATCAAAGCCGCTATTCTAGGTGAGCAAACTTCACAGCTTGGTTTGAAAACGGTGGCTGAGGTGGTGAAGAACATGGAGGAGATTTCGGCGGCCGCCGCTCAAACGGCTCGCACCATTGAAGTACTCTCCAACCGTTCCCAGGACATCAGCAAGACGCTGGCCGTCATCACGGATATTGCTTCGCAAACTAACTTGCTGGCTCTGAACGCGGCCATCGAAGCAGCGCGAGCTGGGGAGGCAGGACGAGGTTTTGCGGTGGTAGCCGAAGAAATTCGAAAACTGGCCGAAGGTTCTCGCCGTTCGGCTTCGGAAATCGGCACGTTGGTTGACGACGTAAAGAAGGATACAACTAGTGCTGCTACGGCTATTTCCACCATGGAAGGCCGCGTATTGAAAGGAAAGAATGCCACCTTCGAGGCCAGCTCGGCCTTTAAGAACATTGCCACTAGCTCGGGAGAAACCCTCCGCACTTCTCGTGACATCCTAACGGCCACCGAGATTCAGAAAACCTCGATTGGAGACGTAGTAAAATACGTGGAAGAAGTGGTAGCTATTGCCGAGCAAACGGCTACGGGCACTCAGCAAGTGGCAGGCACGGCTAAAGGCTTGTCCAGTTCGATGTACGAGCTAACGGTATCAAGCCAGCGCCTAACCGACATTGCCGATGATCTGCAGTTGGGTCTCTCTAACTTCCAGTTGCTGGAAGAAATTGAGCCCGAGCCAGAGCCAGAGCCTGTCCGGTCGCGTCGCACTATGCGTCGGTCAACTGTACAGCCGCAGCCGCAGCCAGTTTCTACCACTCCAGCGCGTGACCGAGCTACTACCCGCCGCGCCAACGCGGCTACTGATGCTGCACACGCACAAGCGGTTGCAAACCGGCCAGTGGTAAGCACCCGTCGAGGCGATGCTCGCCCTGCGGCAGCTGCTCCTGCACCGAACCGCAAGGCCGCCAATATCGAGCAAACTGAAGCACAGCGTAATGGCAAAGCGACCCGGCGTTCTAGTTACACTGAGGCACCAAAGGCATCCAATGGAGCGGCGCCAGTAGCACCAAAAACTCCAGACGAAAAGCCAACTAAAGGCCGGTCAAAAGAGAAAGTGAAGTAA
- a CDS encoding chemotaxis protein CheW — protein sequence MPEAEQNSDKKTLKPDAIIQLIVFRLGDEEYGLRIEQVKEVTITPEVARMPKTPPFIKGIANGCGRRGRSYRLRRTRWP from the coding sequence ATGCCTGAAGCAGAACAAAACAGCGACAAGAAAACCTTGAAGCCCGACGCCATCATTCAATTGATTGTTTTTCGGCTTGGCGACGAGGAATATGGCCTGCGCATCGAGCAGGTGAAAGAGGTAACTATAACGCCCGAAGTGGCGCGCATGCCCAAAACACCGCCTTTCATCAAGGGCATAGCTAATGGCTGCGGCCGGCGGGGCAGGAGCTACCGGCTACGTCGTACACGTTGGCCATAG
- a CDS encoding chemotaxis protein CheW has protein sequence MAIEAKDYTIGIVVREVPQPLSIPVSIIEKAPEFIQDININDKYIEGIAKVDGRIIIVLDMLKLLTPSEIMQLQST, from the coding sequence TTGGCCATAGAAGCCAAGGATTATACCATCGGAATTGTGGTTCGCGAAGTGCCGCAGCCGTTGTCCATTCCAGTTTCTATTATTGAAAAAGCGCCGGAGTTCATCCAAGACATCAACATCAACGACAAGTACATCGAGGGAATAGCTAAGGTAGACGGCCGCATCATTATTGTGCTCGACATGCTGAAGCTGCTTACTCCCTCTGAGATCATGCAATTGCAGTCTACTTAA
- a CDS encoding response regulator: MKNRILIVDDSFYMRTMLKNVLTDAGYEVVGEAANGQQAIEMAAATKPDLITLDVILPDNTGLDVLKGIRENDPDVKVVMCSAVGQEVIVNEALESGASAYIVKPFSEEKVLEIVGGALSAE, from the coding sequence ATGAAAAACCGCATCCTCATCGTCGACGACTCTTTTTACATGCGCACGATGCTCAAGAATGTGCTTACTGATGCTGGCTATGAAGTAGTGGGTGAGGCCGCTAATGGCCAGCAAGCCATTGAAATGGCTGCTGCCACCAAACCAGACCTCATCACCCTCGACGTAATTCTGCCCGACAACACTGGCCTGGATGTATTGAAAGGCATCCGTGAAAACGACCCCGATGTAAAGGTGGTGATGTGCAGTGCCGTAGGCCAAGAGGTGATTGTGAATGAAGCCCTGGAAAGCGGAGCTTCTGCTTACATCGTGAAGCCTTTCTCAGAAGAGAAAGTGCTAGAGATAGTAGGAGGGGCGCTAAGTGCTGAATAG
- a CDS encoding CheB methylesterase domain-containing protein, which yields MPDILVPKTVLLGSLPTAGRLALTRLLQQLGLRVSGVSEDPTGFITQVHRLRPALLIVDESQLRGLEALSRHVVLPVLLYCESQPLPGMMREASRWGVFDFILASAAALEWSSTIMRKLQIAPLQPVASWRKIRSAATVPGLPGGVVIIGGSTGSPEVVEQLVRALPATLACAVLVAVHLPASFSNSFVKRLARASSLPVMAAGVGTQLTPDCIFVAPGGRNLVVQSALHTPWQCWQTDFSTECSPFGDEPSIDILMRSVAHTVGNNVLGVILTGMGRDGTLGAQAIRQHGGTVLVQDEASSVLFSMPNSVIQAGWANDVLPLAELPDAIVHYTGQFQRTVSGVRNTKVSVPSSRRLVEL from the coding sequence GTGCCTGATATTCTCGTTCCAAAAACTGTTTTACTTGGTAGCCTGCCCACCGCTGGGCGGCTTGCGCTGACGCGACTACTGCAGCAGCTTGGGCTACGCGTGAGTGGTGTCAGCGAAGACCCCACTGGGTTTATTACGCAAGTCCACCGGCTTCGTCCTGCGTTGCTGATTGTGGATGAATCGCAGTTGCGTGGTCTGGAAGCGCTTAGCCGCCATGTAGTACTGCCGGTGCTACTCTACTGCGAAAGCCAGCCGTTGCCGGGCATGATGCGCGAAGCTAGCCGGTGGGGCGTTTTCGACTTTATCCTAGCAAGTGCTGCCGCGTTGGAGTGGAGCAGCACGATAATGCGTAAGCTGCAAATAGCTCCTTTGCAGCCAGTTGCTTCATGGCGCAAAATACGCAGCGCGGCCACCGTGCCTGGCTTGCCGGGTGGAGTGGTGATTATTGGAGGTTCTACCGGCAGCCCTGAAGTGGTGGAGCAGTTGGTGCGGGCCTTGCCTGCTACGCTCGCTTGCGCAGTACTCGTAGCCGTGCATTTGCCGGCGTCGTTCTCGAACTCGTTTGTGAAGCGTCTGGCGCGAGCAAGTTCGTTGCCAGTTATGGCTGCCGGGGTAGGAACCCAGCTAACGCCAGATTGCATATTCGTGGCACCGGGCGGCCGTAACCTCGTTGTGCAGTCTGCGCTGCACACGCCTTGGCAGTGCTGGCAAACCGATTTTTCCACTGAGTGTAGCCCTTTCGGGGATGAACCTTCGATTGACATCCTCATGCGTTCGGTTGCTCATACAGTAGGCAACAACGTGTTGGGTGTGATCCTGACGGGTATGGGCCGCGACGGTACACTGGGGGCTCAGGCTATCCGCCAGCACGGCGGAACCGTGTTGGTGCAGGATGAAGCTTCCTCGGTGCTTTTCTCGATGCCGAACTCGGTAATTCAAGCGGGTTGGGCCAATGATGTGCTGCCGCTGGCTGAATTGCCTGACGCTATTGTGCACTATACTGGGCAGTTCCAACGGACAGTATCGGGCGTGCGCAATACAAAAGTTTCTGTTCCTTCTTCGCGTCGTTTGGTTGAGTTATGA
- a CDS encoding chemotaxis protein CheA: MKSREQEYREIFMAEALEYYDAMSQHISELERNPQDQPSLNELFRLMHNLKSNSRAMGFTEIGEVAHHMETIFGLIRDKQRNFAGSLSKVLFSGVDTLGTMIRAVGEEAALPDVTMLLDNLNRLVEGQEPELPEEDLSDEEANRKLELSDLVYIQIKKLDHLLNLVGELIIDRDRILTLSQEIGNSALQTTAAHLFRITDELQYSVMDARLVNVGSLLNKFPRVVRDVATAEQKQVELTLSGQDIQIDRNILQIITDALLHLVRNAVGHGIEKPEERVKAGKSAEGHLRLSAQTERDDVLIQVIDDGKGINIEQVRRKAVERGLVPKQVAKTLDDDAVRAFLFEPGFSMAKEVTEISGRGVGLDVVKLAIDSLGGQLRVDSKLGEGTTFTLVLPTSIAVKGALLFELDQRSYAIPLMHTDSVVSLLPQQLHVIGGLLMASIQGENVPVVSLRRLLNGDGPMAPVSRADVDGRQDIIIIAYNNRKLGLIVDRFLRQQDIVIKPMSKPLDTIELFGGVTLLGSGQVCLVLDVPALTRLFLARRP, from the coding sequence ATGAAATCACGCGAACAGGAATACCGTGAAATCTTTATGGCGGAGGCGCTCGAATACTACGACGCCATGAGCCAGCATATCAGTGAGCTGGAACGGAACCCCCAGGATCAGCCCTCTCTCAATGAGTTGTTCCGACTCATGCACAACCTGAAGTCCAACTCTCGGGCTATGGGCTTCACAGAAATCGGCGAGGTGGCGCACCATATGGAAACCATCTTCGGCTTGATTCGGGACAAGCAGCGGAATTTTGCTGGCAGCTTGAGCAAGGTGCTTTTCTCGGGCGTTGATACGCTAGGCACTATGATTAGAGCCGTAGGTGAGGAAGCAGCCCTGCCCGATGTCACCATGTTGCTCGACAACCTCAACCGCCTTGTGGAAGGCCAGGAGCCCGAGCTGCCCGAAGAAGACCTGAGCGACGAAGAAGCTAACCGCAAGCTGGAGCTTTCGGATCTAGTTTACATTCAAATAAAAAAGCTCGATCACCTACTTAACCTAGTAGGCGAGCTGATTATTGACCGGGACCGGATTCTGACGCTAAGCCAGGAAATCGGCAATTCTGCTTTGCAAACCACGGCGGCTCACCTCTTTCGCATCACCGATGAGCTGCAGTACTCCGTCATGGATGCGCGCTTGGTGAATGTGGGCTCCTTGCTCAATAAGTTTCCACGGGTGGTGCGCGACGTGGCTACGGCCGAGCAAAAGCAAGTAGAGTTAACACTCAGTGGTCAAGACATCCAAATTGACCGCAACATCCTGCAGATTATCACCGATGCGCTCCTACACCTCGTGCGCAATGCTGTGGGTCACGGCATTGAAAAGCCAGAGGAGCGAGTGAAGGCCGGCAAATCGGCGGAAGGGCACCTGCGGCTTTCGGCACAGACCGAGCGCGACGACGTGCTGATTCAAGTAATCGACGACGGCAAAGGCATAAACATCGAGCAGGTGCGTCGTAAGGCGGTGGAGCGCGGGTTGGTACCCAAGCAAGTCGCCAAAACGCTTGATGATGATGCGGTGCGAGCTTTCCTGTTCGAGCCGGGTTTCTCGATGGCCAAGGAGGTAACCGAAATTTCCGGCCGCGGCGTAGGACTCGACGTTGTCAAACTAGCTATTGACTCGCTTGGCGGGCAGTTACGCGTCGATTCGAAGCTAGGCGAAGGCACCACGTTCACACTGGTGCTCCCGACGTCTATAGCCGTAAAAGGTGCGTTGCTTTTCGAACTCGATCAACGCAGCTACGCTATTCCGCTTATGCACACCGACTCGGTTGTGTCGCTTTTGCCGCAGCAACTGCACGTCATTGGCGGACTGCTAATGGCCAGTATACAAGGTGAAAATGTGCCTGTAGTTAGTTTGCGTCGGCTGCTGAACGGAGACGGGCCCATGGCTCCGGTTTCACGCGCCGACGTAGATGGCCGACAGGATATTATCATCATTGCTTACAACAACCGCAAACTCGGGCTCATCGTTGATCGTTTTTTGCGTCAGCAAGATATTGTCATCAAGCCGATGAGTAAGCCGCTGGATACCATTGAATTGTTTGGGGGCGTCACGCTGCTTGGCAGCGGGCAGGTTTGCTTAGTGCTCGATGTGCCCGCCTTAACTCGTCTGTTTCTAGCCCGGCGACCTTAA
- a CDS encoding chemotaxis protein CheC — protein sequence MDLHMTELERDVVREILNIGLARAADSFAVIAQEKVLLEVPSLDLVPGTGILDRVRDIQQNHVPVQSDIRGEFNGTTLMFFSGQHIQRLSKVCLRMNTTASTQIDEMQESLLLEISNIITGALVTQLANILKAKIYGAPPIAPRGDIATSLHNLLLAQPLVQPLIFSVITQFSDKDNSVELPLMLFFDRPTFEKILDIIRTYDFLNGQPS from the coding sequence ATGGACTTGCACATGACGGAACTGGAGCGCGACGTAGTCCGCGAAATTCTGAACATAGGACTGGCCCGCGCCGCCGATTCTTTCGCGGTGATTGCCCAAGAGAAGGTTCTTTTAGAAGTGCCTAGCCTCGACTTGGTGCCTGGAACCGGCATTCTGGACCGCGTGCGCGACATACAGCAAAACCACGTTCCAGTGCAGTCTGATATTCGTGGCGAGTTCAACGGCACCACGCTGATGTTCTTTTCGGGCCAGCATATTCAGCGCTTGTCCAAGGTGTGTTTGCGCATGAACACGACTGCATCTACGCAGATCGACGAGATGCAGGAGTCGTTGTTGCTGGAAATCAGCAACATCATCACCGGTGCTCTGGTGACGCAGTTAGCCAATATTCTGAAAGCCAAGATATACGGAGCGCCACCTATTGCTCCTCGCGGTGATATTGCTACCTCACTGCACAACCTGTTGCTCGCGCAGCCTCTCGTGCAACCCCTAATATTTTCGGTTATCACGCAGTTTTCCGACAAAGACAACTCGGTGGAGCTACCGCTAATGCTATTCTTCGACCGCCCTACATTCGAGAAGATTCTCGACATCATTCGCACGTACGACTTCCTTAACGGACAGCCTTCTTAA
- a CDS encoding agmatinase family protein yields the protein MASTHSSALKHKLANFDPNALGDAQGGVFGLPFTVEEAQVVIVPVPWEVTVSYRAGTAEGPEAIREASLQVDLYDPDMPDAWRMGLAMEDADEKVAQESQELRKQAATYIKWLEAGEPAAEAATHADVPAAITKRGLGLLKYLREKTGAYLDEGKGVVLLGGDHSTPLGYLHALAERYDDFGILQIDAHCDLRPAYEGFEYSHASIMYNALKLPQIKKLVQVGIRDLSQQEAETVEQSQGRIVMFHNRFLSDERFAKKSWKKVCGKIIAQLPQKVYLSFDIDGLDPKLCPGTGTPVPGGLEFEEALYLIREVVRSGRTIIGCDLNEVAPGDTEWNAIVGARLLYSMANWMGVSQGRLTDRGSDK from the coding sequence ATGGCTTCAACACATTCTTCTGCCCTCAAACACAAACTAGCCAACTTTGACCCCAACGCCTTAGGCGACGCGCAGGGTGGTGTATTTGGCTTGCCCTTCACCGTGGAAGAGGCGCAAGTAGTCATTGTACCTGTGCCTTGGGAGGTTACCGTCTCCTATCGAGCTGGTACCGCCGAAGGCCCCGAAGCCATTCGGGAAGCTTCTTTACAAGTGGACCTCTACGACCCAGACATGCCCGATGCGTGGCGTATGGGTTTGGCTATGGAAGATGCCGACGAGAAAGTGGCTCAGGAAAGCCAGGAATTGCGCAAGCAGGCTGCAACCTACATCAAGTGGCTGGAGGCTGGTGAGCCTGCCGCGGAGGCCGCTACGCATGCCGATGTACCGGCCGCCATCACCAAGCGGGGCCTGGGCTTGCTGAAGTACCTCAGAGAAAAAACCGGCGCGTATCTCGACGAAGGCAAAGGAGTTGTGCTGCTCGGTGGCGACCATAGCACGCCGCTCGGTTACCTGCACGCGCTGGCCGAGCGCTACGATGATTTCGGCATCCTCCAAATCGATGCGCACTGCGACCTACGACCTGCATACGAAGGCTTCGAGTATTCGCACGCTTCCATTATGTACAATGCGCTTAAGCTGCCGCAGATAAAGAAGCTGGTGCAGGTTGGTATCCGTGACTTAAGCCAGCAGGAAGCCGAAACCGTAGAGCAAAGCCAGGGGCGCATCGTCATGTTCCATAACCGTTTTCTGAGCGATGAGCGGTTCGCCAAGAAATCTTGGAAAAAGGTGTGTGGCAAAATCATTGCGCAACTGCCGCAGAAGGTGTATTTAAGCTTTGATATTGACGGGCTAGACCCAAAGCTCTGCCCAGGTACAGGTACGCCAGTGCCTGGTGGGCTCGAATTCGAAGAAGCGCTCTACCTCATCCGCGAGGTGGTACGCTCCGGGCGCACCATCATTGGCTGCGACCTGAACGAAGTAGCACCCGGCGACACCGAGTGGAATGCTATTGTGGGTGCACGCCTACTTTACAGCATGGCCAATTGGATGGGCGTATCCCAAGGCCGCCTCACCGACAGG